Proteins from a single region of Lysinibacillus sp. JNUCC-52:
- a CDS encoding Ger(x)C family spore germination protein yields the protein MSKIKMILLLFILTLLLSGCWSKRELNELAIVVALGVDKIDDEYEISIQVVDTSEISSKQPSSGRSPVVTYNSKGKSVFEAIRRMTTLTPRRPYFAHLQMVVIGEKLAEEGINEPLDFIARDHEFRNDFDVIITHDSTAKEVLNVLTPIEKMPANKLLNSIKVSEKSWGSTLSVNTDELLNTLSSKEKSAVLSVVEIEGDTKLGIDQTNVERITTPVILKYIGIAVFKEDKLIGILSEEESIYYNFLNNKIESTVEVLSCPDGGELSTEITKSTSNIKGTFKNGIPKITIKIDITQNIGEVNCPINLTKDKSIHYINKKTEERIKEQTKKTLDTIQKNYKLDILGFGEALHRKDPKKWEKTKKEWSTIYPEVAVNIEVNVATQGLGTIQNSLLHNSKE from the coding sequence ATGTCAAAAATTAAGATGATTTTGTTATTGTTCATCCTCACTTTATTATTAAGTGGTTGCTGGAGTAAGCGAGAGTTAAACGAATTAGCAATTGTCGTTGCACTTGGTGTAGATAAAATAGATGATGAATATGAAATTTCTATCCAAGTTGTTGATACTAGTGAAATTTCTTCAAAGCAACCTTCTAGCGGACGATCACCTGTAGTCACTTATAATTCGAAGGGAAAAAGTGTATTTGAAGCAATTCGAAGAATGACGACTTTAACACCACGGAGACCTTATTTTGCTCATTTACAAATGGTAGTTATCGGAGAAAAATTAGCTGAGGAAGGAATAAACGAACCACTAGACTTTATCGCAAGAGATCATGAATTTCGAAATGATTTTGATGTTATCATAACGCATGATTCAACAGCAAAAGAAGTGCTCAACGTCTTAACCCCGATTGAAAAAATGCCTGCCAATAAATTGTTAAATTCAATTAAGGTATCCGAAAAATCTTGGGGTTCCACATTATCTGTTAATACAGACGAACTACTAAATACCCTTAGTAGCAAAGAAAAAAGTGCTGTTTTATCGGTTGTTGAAATAGAAGGAGATACAAAATTAGGAATAGATCAAACAAATGTAGAAAGAATTACAACGCCCGTTATTTTAAAATATATTGGTATAGCTGTTTTTAAAGAAGATAAATTGATAGGGATTTTATCCGAAGAGGAAAGTATTTACTATAATTTTTTAAATAACAAAATTGAAAGTACGGTAGAAGTTCTTTCTTGCCCTGATGGTGGAGAGTTGTCGACCGAAATTACAAAATCGACATCTAATATTAAGGGAACTTTTAAAAATGGCATTCCAAAAATAACAATAAAAATTGATATTACACAAAATATTGGCGAAGTAAATTGTCCCATTAATTTAACTAAAGACAAAAGCATTCATTATATTAATAAAAAGACCGAAGAACGTATAAAAGAACAAACGAAAAAAACACTAGATACGATTCAAAAAAATTATAAACTCGATATATTAGGCTTTGGGGAAGCACTCCATCGGAAAGATCCTAAAAAATGGGAGAAAACAAAAAAAGAATGGTCTACAATATATCCCGAGGTAGCTGTCAATATCGAAGTCAATGTGGCTACACAAGGATTAGGAACAATCCAAAATTCATTATTGCACAATTCAAAGGAGTAG